A region from the Aeromicrobium choanae genome encodes:
- a CDS encoding CDP-glycerol glycerophosphotransferase family protein: MSTLLERVRGHLDRRKHRMQHRFRTDVASRNRILAWSTAALVAVAALALLVRLLLELPMLAGVVAAVIGVLVVRAAMLRPAAPPHVHGLPGVPEPKVCPAPEPADRGPFVVAVRWLGAVAALTVALAPPLVVGLAVLLLVAAAAPVIADKVVLWRARLTLRRALKAYEPRFVLGYGGYGGGPIHVGMWEPHLLASGDRGVIVGLRSHYCAELRAAIRPSMPWISAGSDVLGDMRVLTVPSVTTFFYVHNAPGHLKLMGIRSVRHVWLGHGDSDKAGSHHTRHLRYDVLVASGEAAIDRYTRHGVQIPRERFVLLGRPQSGDVLPAAVPVTEVARPTVLYAPTWTGNGKMTDFSSMRVADRILQALLDAGTDVVFRPHPVFLRDAYWSGRLEELNAILAADHEDPATPGRHVWGEEAVRGWSVAECMNHADALVSDVSSVVSDWLASGKPYLMVSMVHDLDEFAEAVPVAAGGYMVDRDLTGLPDVLARMLHEDPLAARRRELKVHVLGEFEGDASARAFAEWVHEMAHTPMVRG, translated from the coding sequence ATGTCGACATTGCTGGAGCGGGTGCGCGGACACCTCGACCGCCGGAAGCACCGGATGCAGCACCGCTTCCGCACCGACGTCGCCAGCCGCAACCGGATCCTCGCGTGGTCGACGGCCGCCCTGGTCGCCGTCGCCGCTCTCGCGCTCCTGGTTCGGCTGCTCCTCGAGCTGCCGATGCTGGCCGGTGTCGTGGCCGCCGTGATCGGCGTGCTGGTCGTCCGGGCGGCGATGCTCCGACCGGCTGCGCCGCCCCACGTCCACGGCCTGCCCGGCGTTCCGGAGCCGAAGGTCTGTCCCGCACCCGAGCCGGCCGACCGCGGCCCGTTCGTCGTCGCCGTCCGGTGGCTCGGGGCAGTGGCGGCGCTGACCGTCGCCCTCGCGCCGCCGCTCGTCGTGGGCCTCGCCGTCCTCCTGCTCGTGGCGGCGGCCGCACCGGTCATCGCCGACAAGGTCGTGCTGTGGCGGGCCCGCCTGACGCTGCGGCGGGCGCTGAAGGCCTACGAGCCGCGCTTCGTCCTCGGCTACGGCGGCTACGGCGGCGGTCCCATCCACGTGGGCATGTGGGAGCCCCACCTGCTGGCCTCGGGCGACCGGGGCGTCATCGTCGGCCTGCGCAGCCACTACTGCGCCGAGCTGCGCGCCGCCATCCGTCCGTCGATGCCGTGGATCTCCGCCGGGTCCGACGTGCTGGGCGACATGCGCGTCCTCACGGTGCCGAGCGTCACCACCTTCTTCTACGTCCACAACGCTCCCGGACACCTCAAGCTCATGGGCATCCGCTCGGTGCGCCACGTGTGGCTCGGCCACGGCGACTCCGACAAGGCCGGGAGTCACCACACGCGCCACCTGCGCTACGACGTCCTGGTGGCGTCGGGCGAGGCCGCGATCGACCGCTACACCCGCCACGGCGTGCAGATCCCGCGCGAGCGGTTCGTGCTGCTGGGCCGGCCCCAGTCGGGCGACGTGCTGCCCGCCGCCGTGCCCGTCACCGAGGTCGCCCGGCCGACCGTGCTCTACGCGCCCACGTGGACCGGCAACGGCAAGATGACCGACTTCTCGTCGATGCGGGTCGCCGACCGCATCCTGCAGGCCCTGCTCGACGCGGGCACGGACGTGGTCTTCCGCCCTCATCCCGTGTTCCTGCGTGACGCGTACTGGTCCGGGCGGCTGGAGGAGCTCAACGCCATCCTCGCCGCCGACCACGAGGACCCCGCCACGCCGGGTCGTCACGTGTGGGGCGAGGAGGCCGTACGGGGCTGGTCGGTGGCCGAGTGCATGAACCACGCCGACGCCCTCGTGTCGGACGTCTCCAGCGTCGTCTCGGACTGGCTGGCCTCGGGCAAGCCCTACCTCATGGTGAGCATGGTTCACGACCTCGACGAGTTCGCCGAGGCCGTGCCCGTGGCCGCCGGCGGCTACATGGTCGACCGTGATCTCACCGGCCTGCCCGACGTGCTCGCGCGGATGCTGCACGAGGATCCGCTGGCCGCGCGTCGGCGCGAGCTGAAGGTGCACGTGCTGGGCGAGTTCGAGGGCGACGCGTCCGCCCGGGCGTTCGCGGAGTGGGTCCACGAGATGGCCCACACGCCGATGGTCCGCGGCTGA
- a CDS encoding nucleoside/nucleotide kinase family protein — MDPSSLPELLAARVRGRAPACGGTRVIAIDGRSGSGKTALALDLADQIGAPILHLDRLYPGWHGLARTPAIVRALLADLAIGEKGRARQWDWASDAPGRWLTVRPTNDLIIEGVGAGATALRPFLSHLVWLEAPEEERRRRALARDGDTYAPWWDVWAAQEEQYIATDHTPEAADLIVSTGS, encoded by the coding sequence GTGGACCCCTCCAGCCTTCCCGAGCTCCTCGCCGCGCGCGTGCGCGGCCGCGCTCCGGCCTGCGGAGGCACCCGCGTCATCGCGATCGACGGTCGCAGCGGATCGGGCAAGACGGCGCTCGCGCTGGACCTCGCCGACCAGATCGGCGCACCCATCCTGCACCTTGACCGTCTCTACCCCGGCTGGCACGGCCTGGCCAGGACGCCCGCGATCGTCCGTGCCCTCCTGGCCGACCTGGCGATCGGCGAGAAGGGCCGCGCCCGCCAGTGGGACTGGGCGAGCGACGCACCCGGCCGGTGGCTGACCGTGCGACCGACGAACGACCTCATCATCGAGGGAGTGGGGGCCGGCGCCACGGCCCTGCGCCCGTTCCTGAGCCACCTCGTGTGGCTCGAGGCGCCCGAGGAGGAACGGCGCCGACGGGCCCTCGCCCGCGACGGCGACACCTACGCCCCGTGGTGGGACGTGTGGGCCGCGCAGGAGGAGCAGTACATCGCCACCGACCACACGCCCGAGGCAGCCGACCTGATCGTGTCGACGGGGTCCTGA
- a CDS encoding MoaD/ThiS family protein, with translation MQPVRVRLFAAAREAAGTSETTVEAATVGDVLDALTARFEDLGPVLTRCSVLVDGTRTTDRSAPVPAGGPVDVLPPYAGG, from the coding sequence ATGCAGCCCGTGCGAGTGCGACTCTTCGCCGCCGCCCGTGAGGCGGCGGGCACGTCCGAGACGACGGTCGAGGCCGCCACGGTCGGCGACGTCCTGGACGCGTTGACCGCGAGGTTCGAGGACCTCGGGCCGGTGCTGACGCGCTGCTCGGTCCTGGTGGACGGCACCCGCACGACCGACCGGTCGGCGCCCGTCCCGGCCGGCGGCCCCGTCGACGTGCTGCCGCCCTACGCCGGCGGCTGA
- a CDS encoding molybdenum cofactor biosynthesis protein MoaE has protein sequence MTTDAVTGRVVHARVVDEPLDVAEHLAAVTGPATGATDVFVGTIRDHDPDVAGAVARLEYEAHPDAEGMLAALAGKVALNTGATVAVSHRHGSLGVGDVAVVIASAAPHRREALESTRALIELIKTEVPIWKRQTDTEGRSDWVGL, from the coding sequence ATGACGACCGACGCGGTGACCGGACGGGTCGTCCACGCCCGCGTGGTCGACGAGCCGCTCGACGTGGCCGAGCACCTGGCCGCCGTCACCGGACCCGCGACCGGCGCCACCGACGTGTTCGTCGGCACCATCCGCGACCACGACCCCGACGTCGCCGGCGCCGTGGCGCGCCTCGAGTACGAGGCGCACCCTGACGCCGAGGGCATGCTGGCCGCGCTGGCCGGCAAGGTCGCGCTGAACACCGGCGCCACCGTCGCCGTCTCGCACCGGCACGGCTCGCTCGGCGTCGGCGACGTCGCCGTGGTGATCGCCAGCGCCGCCCCCCACCGCCGGGAGGCCCTCGAGTCCACCCGCGCGCTGATCGAGCTGATCAAGACCGAGGTCCCGATCTGGAAGCGTCAGACCGACACCGAGGGCCGGTCGGACTGGGTCGGCCTGTGA
- a CDS encoding Fpg/Nei family DNA glycosylase, which translates to MPEGHTLHRLALDLTGTFGGKRVRSSSPQGRFESAAGFDGRELLEATAHGKHLFVAFAGTEEQVHVHLGLYGSFNLVDDPAPPVVGQVRWRLASDRASADLRGPTACEALGPDEVDAVLARLGEDPLDPEADVERAAALVARSRAPIATLLMDQRIVAGVGNVYRAEVLFRHRIDPRTAGRDLRPVTFLTLWSDLVDLMGEGVRTGRIDTVRAEHEPEAMGRPPRVDDHGGEVYVYRRAGQPCHVCGTKVRTEVVAARNLFWCPRCQRRR; encoded by the coding sequence TTGCCTGAGGGACACACCCTCCACCGGCTCGCGCTCGACCTGACCGGCACGTTCGGCGGCAAGCGCGTCCGTTCGTCCAGCCCTCAGGGCCGGTTCGAGTCGGCCGCCGGCTTCGACGGCCGTGAGCTGCTCGAGGCCACCGCCCACGGCAAGCACCTGTTCGTCGCCTTCGCGGGCACCGAGGAGCAGGTGCACGTGCATCTCGGCCTGTACGGGTCCTTCAACCTCGTCGACGACCCCGCGCCTCCGGTCGTGGGGCAGGTGCGCTGGCGGCTCGCCTCCGACCGGGCCAGCGCCGACCTGCGCGGCCCCACGGCCTGCGAGGCGCTGGGCCCCGACGAGGTCGATGCCGTGCTGGCGCGGCTCGGCGAGGACCCGCTCGACCCCGAGGCCGACGTGGAGCGGGCGGCCGCGCTGGTGGCGCGGTCGCGCGCCCCCATCGCGACCCTCCTGATGGACCAGCGCATCGTCGCGGGCGTCGGCAACGTCTACCGGGCCGAGGTGCTGTTCCGGCACCGCATCGATCCCAGGACGGCCGGACGCGACCTGCGCCCTGTGACGTTCCTCACACTGTGGTCCGACCTCGTCGACCTGATGGGGGAGGGTGTGCGCACGGGACGGATCGACACGGTGCGCGCCGAGCACGAGCCCGAGGCCATGGGCCGCCCGCCACGGGTGGACGATCACGGCGGCGAGGTCTACGTCTACCGCCGCGCCGGACAGCCCTGTCACGTCTGCGGGACGAAGGTGCGCACCGAGGTCGTCGCGGCGAGAAATCTGTTCTGGTGCCCGCGCTGCCAGCGGCGCCGATAG
- a CDS encoding esterase/lipase family protein, with protein MSSTARTTDVAALALEYGDRLVLGTVREVHGAIARRAFRATRLVGSRVPESVHDAVAGSIYGGISGALRLSGGAARALAARGVGAPVDDSRLGRQVRSAVNGLVGDELRLLGDPQAITMSLRHDGTDIPATPWKLRQAYPDATGHLVVFVHGLCENDESWSRSSRERPTYADRVAADTDATPVLLRYNTGLHVSENGQHLDELLEQLVEAWPVAVHRITLVGHSMGGLVVRAATNRATVSGHQWAHRVSDVVCLGTPHAGANLEKAAHLGSRILRIWPQSTPFGAILDSRSAGIVDLRHGYITADEWEGQDLTARWGLDRIAAAPLAHAEYHFVAATIGATQRHLLSTVLGDMIVHFSSSAGIGRRGPVVAHARLEYLPSTHHQALLNHPRIADWLVTWVTSRPRRTRALES; from the coding sequence ATGTCCTCCACGGCGCGCACCACCGATGTCGCCGCGCTGGCCCTCGAGTATGGCGACCGGCTCGTCCTCGGCACGGTGCGCGAGGTCCACGGAGCGATCGCCCGCCGTGCCTTCCGGGCGACGCGCCTGGTCGGAAGCCGGGTGCCCGAGTCCGTGCACGACGCGGTCGCGGGCTCGATCTACGGTGGCATCTCCGGCGCCCTGCGGCTCTCCGGTGGGGCCGCCCGCGCGCTGGCCGCCCGCGGCGTGGGCGCGCCGGTCGACGACTCCCGGCTCGGACGTCAGGTGCGATCCGCCGTCAACGGGCTGGTGGGCGACGAGCTGCGGCTGCTGGGCGACCCGCAGGCGATCACGATGTCGCTGCGCCACGACGGCACGGACATCCCCGCCACGCCCTGGAAGCTGCGCCAGGCGTACCCCGATGCCACGGGTCACCTCGTGGTCTTCGTGCACGGCCTGTGCGAGAACGACGAGTCCTGGTCGCGCAGCAGCCGCGAACGGCCCACGTACGCCGACCGCGTCGCCGCCGACACCGACGCGACCCCGGTGCTCCTGCGCTACAACACCGGCCTGCACGTCTCGGAGAACGGCCAGCACCTCGACGAGCTGCTGGAGCAGCTCGTCGAGGCGTGGCCGGTGGCGGTCCACCGCATCACGCTCGTGGGTCACTCGATGGGCGGACTGGTCGTCCGCGCCGCCACCAACCGCGCCACGGTGTCCGGGCACCAGTGGGCCCACCGCGTGAGCGACGTGGTCTGCCTCGGGACGCCGCACGCCGGCGCGAACCTGGAGAAGGCCGCGCACCTCGGCTCGCGCATCCTGCGGATCTGGCCGCAGTCCACGCCGTTCGGCGCGATCCTGGACTCGCGCTCGGCCGGCATCGTCGACCTGCGCCACGGCTACATCACCGCCGACGAGTGGGAGGGCCAGGACCTCACGGCCCGGTGGGGCCTCGACCGGATCGCCGCCGCGCCGCTGGCGCACGCGGAGTACCACTTCGTGGCCGCCACCATCGGGGCCACACAGCGTCACCTCCTCAGCACGGTGCTGGGCGACATGATCGTGCACTTCTCCTCCTCGGCCGGCATCGGCCGCAGGGGCCCGGTCGTGGCGCACGCCCGGCTCGAGTACCTGCCCTCGACCCACCACCAGGCGCTGCTGAACCATCCGCGGATCGCGGACTGGCTCGTCACGTGGGTGACCTCGCGTCCGCGGCGCACGCGGGCGCTGGAGTCCTGA
- the tig gene encoding trigger factor, with translation MKSSTESLSPTRVKLTIEVPFEEFKPNLDKAYKTIGAQIQVPGFRKGKVPSAIIDQRVGRGAVLDEALNSALQGWYAQALQETKTTPLGQPEIDLTKFEDGETIEVTAELDVRPQLEIPDASEIAVTVEDIEVGDDDVAEQLDQLRERFATFSEVDRPAADGDSITIDLSAARKDGSLIDEAQAEGLPYVIGKATMLDGLDEAVTGLSKGESATFSTTLVGGDLAGEEVDVTVKLQDVRQTELPELDDEFAQMASDFDTMDEFRADLVERLTRGKRIEQAAEARDLVLEELVSKIDAPMPEGLAEGELTNRRQQMDQQLAMAGLTLEDYLTDQEDGKTVEEFEAELERDVRESIVAQFVLDQLVEENEYPLDNDELSQHIMRRAQQSGEDPNSYIQHIMEHNHVPEMISEVLRGKALAALVESAKVTDKSGNGVDLANLRADGTIGGDEDETESESDSQ, from the coding sequence GTGAAGAGCAGCACCGAATCGCTGAGCCCCACCCGGGTCAAGCTGACCATCGAGGTGCCGTTCGAGGAGTTCAAGCCGAACCTCGACAAGGCCTACAAGACCATCGGTGCGCAGATCCAGGTCCCCGGATTCCGCAAGGGCAAGGTCCCCTCGGCGATCATCGACCAGCGCGTCGGCCGCGGTGCCGTCCTCGACGAGGCCCTGAACTCGGCCCTCCAGGGCTGGTACGCGCAGGCCCTGCAGGAGACCAAGACCACGCCGCTCGGCCAGCCCGAGATCGACCTGACCAAGTTCGAGGACGGCGAGACCATCGAGGTCACCGCCGAGCTCGACGTGCGTCCCCAGCTCGAGATCCCCGACGCGTCCGAGATCGCCGTGACGGTCGAGGACATCGAGGTCGGCGACGACGACGTCGCCGAGCAGCTCGACCAGCTCCGTGAGCGCTTCGCCACGTTCAGCGAGGTCGACCGCCCGGCCGCCGACGGTGACTCGATCACCATCGACCTGTCGGCCGCGCGCAAGGACGGCTCGCTCATCGACGAGGCCCAGGCCGAGGGCCTGCCCTACGTCATCGGCAAGGCCACCATGCTCGACGGCCTCGACGAGGCCGTCACCGGCCTGTCGAAGGGCGAGTCGGCGACCTTCTCCACCACGCTGGTCGGCGGCGACCTCGCCGGCGAGGAGGTGGACGTCACCGTCAAGCTGCAGGACGTGCGCCAGACCGAGCTGCCCGAGCTCGACGACGAGTTCGCCCAGATGGCGTCGGACTTCGACACGATGGACGAGTTCCGTGCCGACCTCGTCGAGCGCCTGACCCGCGGCAAGCGGATCGAGCAGGCCGCCGAGGCCCGCGACCTCGTCCTCGAGGAGCTCGTCAGCAAGATCGACGCCCCGATGCCCGAGGGCCTCGCCGAGGGCGAGCTGACCAACCGTCGCCAGCAGATGGACCAGCAGCTCGCGATGGCCGGCCTGACCCTGGAGGACTACCTCACCGACCAAGAGGACGGCAAGACCGTCGAGGAGTTCGAGGCCGAGCTCGAGCGCGACGTCCGCGAGTCGATCGTGGCGCAGTTCGTCCTGGACCAGCTGGTCGAGGAGAACGAGTACCCGCTCGACAACGACGAGCTGAGCCAGCACATCATGCGCCGTGCCCAGCAGTCCGGCGAGGACCCGAACTCCTACATCCAGCACATCATGGAGCACAACCACGTGCCCGAGATGATCAGCGAGGTGCTGCGCGGCAAGGCGCTCGCCGCGCTGGTGGAGTCGGCGAAGGTCACCGACAAGTCCGGCAACGGCGTCGACCTGGCCAACCTGCGCGCCGACGGCACGATCGGTGGCGACGAGGACGAGACCGAGTCCGAGTCCGACTCGCAGTGA
- the moaA gene encoding GTP 3',8-cyclase MoaA, with the protein MTLVDGFGRVHRDLRISLTDKCSLRCTYCMPAEGVPWIERDSILTTDELERIARVCVDLGVTSIRLTGGEPLVRKDAVEVVRRLAALGPEVSMTTNGLRLAELAQPLREAGLARLNISIDTLDRERFAQLTRRDRLDDVLAGIEAARVAGFTPLKLNAVAMRGVNEDELVDLVEFAVGQGAQLRFIEQMPLDAGHTWDRAAMLTGDEILERLRTRFRLEPIPGRGSSPADTWTLDGGPGSVGVIASVTAPFCAACDRIRITADGHVRNCLFARDESDLVPVLRGGGSDEDLVRIISGSIAAKRAGHGIDSPTFVQPDRPMSAIGG; encoded by the coding sequence GTGACCCTCGTCGACGGCTTCGGCCGCGTGCACCGCGACCTGCGGATCTCCCTCACCGACAAGTGCTCGCTGCGCTGCACCTACTGCATGCCCGCCGAGGGCGTCCCGTGGATCGAGCGCGACAGCATCCTCACGACCGACGAGCTGGAGCGGATCGCGCGCGTGTGCGTCGATCTCGGGGTCACGAGCATCCGGCTGACCGGCGGCGAGCCGCTCGTGCGCAAGGACGCCGTCGAGGTCGTCCGCCGTCTCGCCGCGCTCGGTCCCGAGGTCTCGATGACCACCAACGGCCTGCGCCTCGCCGAGCTCGCCCAGCCCCTGCGCGAGGCCGGGCTGGCGCGGCTCAACATCTCGATCGACACCCTCGACCGCGAGCGGTTCGCCCAGCTCACCCGCCGCGACCGGCTGGACGACGTGCTGGCGGGCATCGAGGCGGCGCGCGTCGCCGGATTCACGCCACTCAAGCTCAACGCCGTCGCGATGCGCGGCGTGAACGAGGACGAGCTGGTCGACCTGGTGGAGTTCGCCGTGGGCCAGGGTGCGCAGCTGCGGTTCATCGAGCAGATGCCGCTCGACGCGGGTCACACGTGGGACCGCGCCGCGATGCTCACCGGCGACGAGATCCTCGAGCGGCTGCGCACGCGCTTCCGGCTGGAGCCGATCCCCGGCCGGGGCTCCTCCCCCGCCGACACGTGGACGCTCGACGGCGGCCCCGGCTCGGTCGGCGTCATCGCCTCGGTCACGGCGCCGTTCTGCGCCGCCTGCGACCGGATCCGGATCACCGCCGACGGGCACGTGCGCAACTGCCTCTTCGCGCGTGACGAGTCAGACCTCGTGCCGGTCCTGCGCGGCGGCGGCAGCGACGAGGACCTGGTGCGGATCATCAGCGGCTCGATCGCCGCCAAGCGCGCAGGCCACGGGATCGACTCCCCCACCTTCGTGCAGCCCGACCGCCCCATGAGCGCCATCGGCGGCTGA
- a CDS encoding lipase family protein has protein sequence MKNPRPLAATFAATVVVTLAVTTMSSPAHAAEDVYTPPATVSGAPGAILKQAPGTYAFDNLGLNKADATVTKVQYVSTGARGAKTAVTGTVIVPKAAWTKGGERPIISLSPGTQGLNDKCAPSKLIETARLYDGNWLKQFYDAGYAVAMTDYEGLGTPGTHPYANNIALGQNALDVVRAAQNLGYSKTAPVFLQGFSEGGGATAGALELAPTYAPELKIKGGHATAPTVDLGAVARNIEHSAYQTFMLFAVKMLDVTYPELGIRALTNEAGQKLLDGADTAYGCLPESLPSGWLDTKTLTKEGKTITSYLSRADIASRLSQLKLGSKKIGVPFKVTSSWADDVIPNSTVKQASKDWCAKGSKISYSTLFAPTHVASGYEGSGQAVGFFNDIVAGKAFASNCGWIF, from the coding sequence GTGAAGAATCCACGCCCCCTTGCCGCGACCTTCGCGGCGACCGTCGTCGTCACGCTCGCGGTGACGACCATGTCCTCACCCGCGCACGCCGCCGAGGACGTCTACACCCCGCCGGCCACCGTCTCCGGCGCCCCCGGCGCGATCCTCAAGCAGGCACCCGGCACGTACGCCTTCGACAACCTCGGCCTGAACAAGGCCGATGCCACGGTCACGAAGGTCCAGTACGTCTCCACCGGCGCCCGCGGAGCCAAGACCGCCGTCACGGGCACGGTCATCGTCCCGAAGGCAGCCTGGACCAAGGGTGGTGAGCGTCCGATCATCTCGCTGAGCCCCGGCACGCAGGGGCTCAACGACAAGTGCGCCCCGAGCAAGCTGATCGAGACGGCCCGGCTGTACGACGGGAACTGGCTCAAGCAGTTCTACGACGCCGGCTACGCCGTCGCGATGACCGACTACGAGGGCCTCGGCACGCCGGGCACCCACCCGTACGCCAACAACATCGCGCTGGGCCAGAACGCGCTCGACGTCGTGCGTGCCGCGCAGAACCTCGGCTATTCCAAGACCGCTCCGGTCTTCCTCCAGGGCTTCTCCGAGGGCGGCGGCGCCACGGCGGGCGCCCTGGAGCTGGCCCCGACCTATGCGCCCGAGCTGAAGATCAAGGGTGGCCACGCCACGGCGCCCACGGTCGACCTGGGTGCGGTCGCGAGGAACATCGAGCACAGCGCCTACCAGACGTTCATGCTGTTCGCGGTCAAGATGCTCGACGTCACGTACCCCGAGCTGGGCATTCGCGCCCTGACGAACGAGGCGGGACAGAAGCTGCTCGACGGCGCGGACACCGCCTACGGCTGCCTGCCCGAGAGCCTGCCCAGCGGATGGCTCGACACCAAGACGCTGACCAAGGAGGGCAAGACGATCACGTCCTACCTGTCGCGGGCCGACATCGCGAGCCGCCTCAGCCAGCTGAAGCTCGGTTCGAAGAAGATCGGCGTCCCGTTCAAGGTCACGTCCTCGTGGGCCGACGACGTCATCCCGAACTCGACGGTGAAGCAGGCCTCCAAGGACTGGTGCGCCAAGGGCTCGAAGATCTCCTACAGCACCCTGTTCGCCCCCACCCACGTGGCCTCCGGCTACGAGGGCAGCGGCCAGGCCGTCGGGTTCTTCAACGACATCGTCGCCGGAAAGGCCTTCGCCTCGAACTGCGGCTGGATCTTCTGA
- a CDS encoding PP2C family protein-serine/threonine phosphatase: MSTARGVRRDPVGRYLSSNAREWRSGSKDGQMAVLAALLLVTVVMFIISLTWYAIMPASMFIVPIIVGGMLLQWWPQASLTCIVLFAATVSSLVYTLDNGWNAARPASLLSVYIGGAILLYSASRTRSGLPAALGEAMLMELRDRLQTQGAVPRLPQGWVSESAMESAGSAKFAGDFLVANLSKDEKYLEMVLVDVCGKGVAAGTQSLQLAGALGGLIGSLPPMGLFAAGNDYLLRQSWDEGFATAVHVLVNLETGGYEVLNAGHPPAMHWKPDEDEWVVSGARGLALGIIDRPEFRGASGVIAPGEALMFYTDGVVETRTLDLAVGIEWLRGAAKIAISHGMDGAPRRILDQTEPGEDDRAVLILHRLPD; this comes from the coding sequence GTGAGCACGGCGCGAGGGGTGAGACGCGACCCGGTCGGTCGCTACCTGTCGTCCAACGCCCGCGAGTGGCGCTCGGGGTCCAAGGACGGCCAGATGGCCGTCCTGGCGGCACTGCTCCTGGTCACCGTGGTGATGTTCATCATCAGCCTGACCTGGTACGCGATCATGCCGGCCTCGATGTTCATCGTGCCGATCATCGTGGGCGGCATGCTGCTCCAGTGGTGGCCGCAGGCCTCCCTCACGTGCATCGTCCTGTTCGCCGCCACCGTCTCGTCGCTGGTCTACACGCTCGACAACGGGTGGAACGCCGCCCGGCCGGCATCGCTGCTCTCGGTCTACATCGGCGGCGCGATCCTGCTCTACAGCGCGTCCCGCACCCGGTCGGGCCTGCCGGCCGCCCTCGGCGAGGCGATGCTGATGGAGCTGCGCGACCGTCTCCAGACCCAGGGCGCCGTGCCGAGGCTCCCGCAGGGCTGGGTCAGCGAGTCGGCGATGGAGTCGGCCGGATCGGCCAAGTTCGCCGGCGACTTCCTCGTGGCGAACCTCTCCAAGGACGAGAAGTACCTCGAGATGGTGCTGGTCGACGTCTGCGGCAAGGGCGTGGCCGCGGGCACCCAGTCGCTCCAGCTGGCCGGCGCGCTCGGCGGCCTGATCGGCTCGCTGCCCCCGATGGGGCTCTTCGCGGCCGGCAACGACTACCTCCTGCGTCAGTCCTGGGACGAGGGCTTCGCCACGGCGGTGCACGTCTTGGTGAACCTCGAGACCGGTGGCTACGAGGTGCTCAACGCCGGGCACCCGCCGGCGATGCACTGGAAGCCCGACGAGGACGAGTGGGTCGTCTCGGGCGCCCGTGGCCTGGCGCTGGGCATCATCGACCGCCCCGAGTTCCGCGGCGCCTCCGGCGTGATCGCGCCCGGTGAGGCGCTGATGTTCTACACCGACGGCGTCGTCGAGACGCGCACGCTCGACCTCGCCGTGGGCATCGAGTGGCTGCGGGGTGCCGCGAAGATCGCGATCAGTCACGGCATGGACGGTGCGCCGCGCCGCATCCTCGACCAGACCGAGCCCGGCGAGGACGACCGCGCGGTGCTCATCCTGCACCGCCTTCCCGACTGA
- a CDS encoding ribose-5-phosphate isomerase — protein sequence MRVHLGADHAGYELKNHLVTWLRENGHEPIDHGAHAYDELDDYPPFCIDAAQGVVDDPGSLGIVIGGSGNGEQIAANKVPGIRCALTWSVETAQLARQHNNAQVMGIGARMHSVEEVESIVEAFLTTPWSEADRHQRRIDLLAEYEEKGTLA from the coding sequence ATGCGCGTCCACCTCGGTGCCGATCACGCCGGCTACGAACTCAAGAACCACCTCGTCACCTGGCTGCGGGAGAACGGCCACGAGCCGATCGACCACGGCGCCCACGCCTACGACGAGCTCGACGACTACCCGCCCTTCTGCATCGACGCGGCCCAGGGCGTCGTCGACGACCCGGGCTCGCTCGGCATCGTCATCGGCGGCTCGGGCAACGGCGAGCAGATCGCCGCGAACAAGGTGCCCGGCATCCGGTGCGCGCTGACGTGGAGCGTCGAGACCGCCCAGCTCGCCCGTCAGCACAACAACGCCCAAGTCATGGGCATCGGCGCGCGCATGCACTCGGTCGAGGAGGTCGAGTCGATCGTCGAGGCGTTCCTCACCACGCCGTGGAGCGAGGCCGACCGTCACCAGCGTCGGATCGACCTGCTGGCCGAGTACGAGGAGAAGGGCACTCTTGCCTGA